The Streptomyces sp. NBC_01244 genome contains a region encoding:
- a CDS encoding acyl carrier protein: protein MTTSAHESTGSMIDLIGEILLSMVECSAEEVHAGARMGDLLTDSLMVVEMAMALHEKLDVKVDEEELRDITVARLAELLDARRDSVAPPRDGAAR, encoded by the coding sequence ATGACCACTTCCGCCCACGAATCGACCGGATCGATGATCGATCTGATCGGCGAAATCCTCCTTTCGATGGTGGAATGCTCTGCCGAGGAGGTGCACGCCGGGGCCCGGATGGGGGACCTGCTGACCGACTCACTCATGGTGGTGGAGATGGCCATGGCCCTGCACGAGAAACTGGACGTCAAGGTCGACGAGGAGGAACTCCGCGACATCACCGTCGCCCGGCTCGCCGAACTCCTCGACGCCCGCCGCGACTCCGTGGCGCCCCCGCGGGACGGCGCCGCTCGGTAG
- a CDS encoding lysophospholipid acyltransferase family protein, with translation MTGGKRRILVSESIPDVTGAGAAEFRYAKERLGEAGESAWDRLLDWLMDDYFRLEVTGGENIPQDGPAVIVANHSGAWGLDAFVLVKSLTRILNRPLNIPAASLTFRFPVIGSYARKMGAFPLDPTLGLEHLTAGELVTVFPEGISGLEKPFRSRYRLRPFSPGFAATAVQAGAPVVPVSVIGAEETYPKFGDVPALARLFDLPYFPLTTILPLPAKWLITVGEPIPAPPRPESYSARRAAARRLCDEAQEAVQSLVDGERGRRETPFW, from the coding sequence ATGACCGGCGGGAAAAGGAGAATACTCGTGTCGGAAAGCATTCCCGATGTGACGGGGGCGGGGGCCGCCGAGTTCCGTTACGCGAAGGAGCGGCTCGGCGAAGCCGGGGAGAGCGCGTGGGACCGGCTGCTCGACTGGCTGATGGACGACTATTTCCGCCTGGAGGTCACCGGTGGGGAGAATATCCCGCAGGATGGGCCGGCCGTGATCGTGGCCAACCATTCGGGGGCCTGGGGGCTCGATGCGTTCGTCCTCGTCAAATCGCTCACCCGCATTCTGAACCGACCCCTGAACATTCCGGCCGCATCTCTGACTTTTCGATTTCCGGTGATCGGTTCGTACGCCCGGAAAATGGGCGCCTTTCCGCTCGATCCGACGCTCGGGCTGGAACATCTGACCGCCGGGGAACTCGTGACGGTGTTTCCCGAAGGGATTTCCGGCCTGGAGAAGCCCTTCCGCAGCCGGTACCGGCTGCGCCCGTTCAGCCCCGGGTTCGCGGCGACCGCCGTCCAGGCGGGGGCTCCCGTGGTTCCGGTGTCCGTGATCGGCGCCGAGGAGACCTACCCCAAGTTCGGTGACGTCCCGGCCCTGGCCCGCCTGTTCGACCTCCCCTACTTCCCCCTCACCACGATCCTCCCGCTGCCGGCGAAGTGGCTCATCACCGTGGGCGAGCCGATTCCCGCACCGCCCCGGCCGGAGTCCTACTCCGCCCGCAGGGCCGCGGCCCGCCGGCTGTGCGACGAGGCCCAGGAGGCCGTGCAGTCCCTGGTGGACGGGGAGCGCGGCAGGCGCGAGACCCCCTTCTGGTAG
- a CDS encoding lipase family protein: protein MTAQAVGTAARSTPAGRRSAEAPADPVGVAEASGSATPAGGGGVGAGAAAGAGGVVEAAAARSAAAAGQGPRRTDPELLLAASVLLADAALTAKQAGAELTGALSSWRLGLEALRRPAWALGTAVSCARALTSPAGLGFGANGGPAGELARIAGNLTYRRPAAVAMAVDAFALRIRAIASDHPNLDSPLARRLTDAMVAGNRLEALRAMHALVERLGVTRALTTMSPVIMELSALLGLLDENPVNDDFSWVTLAGGVPTTDPFLGLPSTLLKYLNPGPGRAERADADSILAKVLATSGNDIVSYVNDIGALGNHGLVLLRRVECADGAVRHVLLLPGTSFALLSNSTPQDLVGAFDGLLRTDTTYTRAARKLLVRAGVPAGSELMIVGHSLGGMTAMNLAADVEFSSRYRLTHVIAVGSPIDGKRPADHTTQVISLVNNHDVIPMIDGRGPASPNDIPTSWVELAWLDESYDYPLSHAPQAYSDTLRGPMAHHRKKVNALIGAYDGRIVGNQPYMLRDK, encoded by the coding sequence GTGACCGCTCAAGCGGTGGGCACGGCGGCTCGCTCGACGCCCGCAGGGCGCAGGTCCGCGGAGGCGCCCGCGGACCCCGTCGGGGTCGCGGAAGCATCCGGGTCCGCGACTCCGGCAGGGGGTGGCGGGGTCGGAGCGGGTGCGGCTGCGGGGGCCGGTGGAGTCGTCGAGGCGGCTGCGGCACGGAGCGCGGCAGCCGCCGGGCAGGGTCCGCGCCGCACGGATCCGGAACTGCTGCTCGCCGCCTCGGTGCTGCTGGCCGACGCCGCCCTCACGGCGAAGCAGGCGGGCGCCGAGCTGACGGGCGCGCTCAGCAGCTGGCGGCTGGGGCTGGAGGCGTTGCGCCGCCCCGCCTGGGCGCTCGGTACGGCGGTGTCGTGCGCGCGTGCGCTGACCAGCCCGGCGGGGCTCGGATTCGGGGCCAACGGCGGGCCGGCCGGGGAATTGGCCCGGATCGCGGGGAACTTGACGTACCGCAGGCCGGCCGCCGTGGCGATGGCCGTGGATGCCTTCGCCCTGCGGATCCGGGCGATCGCCTCCGACCACCCCAATCTGGACTCGCCGCTCGCCAGGCGGCTGACCGACGCCATGGTGGCCGGGAACAGGCTGGAGGCGCTGCGCGCCATGCACGCGCTCGTCGAGCGCCTGGGGGTCACCCGGGCCCTGACCACGATGAGCCCCGTGATCATGGAACTGTCCGCGCTGCTGGGCCTGCTCGACGAGAACCCGGTCAACGACGACTTCTCGTGGGTGACCCTGGCCGGCGGCGTGCCGACCACCGATCCGTTCCTCGGGCTGCCGAGCACCCTGCTGAAGTACCTCAACCCGGGCCCCGGCCGGGCCGAACGGGCGGACGCGGACTCCATCCTGGCGAAGGTGCTGGCCACGTCCGGCAACGACATCGTCAGCTACGTCAACGACATCGGCGCCCTGGGCAACCACGGGCTGGTGCTGCTGCGCCGCGTCGAGTGCGCGGACGGCGCCGTACGGCACGTCCTGCTGCTGCCCGGAACGAGCTTCGCCCTGCTGAGCAACAGCACCCCGCAGGACCTGGTCGGAGCGTTCGACGGGCTGCTGCGCACCGATACGACGTACACGCGCGCCGCACGCAAGCTGCTGGTGCGGGCCGGGGTGCCGGCCGGCTCGGAGCTCATGATCGTCGGACACAGCCTCGGCGGCATGACCGCGATGAACCTCGCCGCGGACGTCGAGTTCTCCTCCCGCTACCGGCTCACGCACGTGATCGCGGTGGGCTCGCCCATCGACGGCAAACGTCCCGCCGACCACACCACCCAGGTGATCAGCCTCGTCAACAACCATGACGTGATCCCGATGATCGACGGCCGAGGCCCGGCCTCGCCCAACGACATCCCCACGAGCTGGGTCGAACTGGCCTGGCTGGACGAGTCGTACGACTACCCGCTGTCGCACGCTCCGCAGGCCTACTCGGACACCCTGCGCGGCCCCATGGCGCACCACCGGAAGAAGGTCAACGCGCTGATCGGCGCCTACGACGGCCGCATCGTCGGCAACCAGCCCTACATGCTGCGCGACAAGTGA
- a CDS encoding ion transporter, producing MTDPTAVDTWRGRLAAPCRDVCEAPAFSLTVFAVILFNAALLGAETYSGLSAEYSGLLSATERFCVIAFTLEMLIRLGAHADRPKAFFQDPWNVFDLLVVSSAFIPFLRENTTLLRLLRLARVLRTAKFMPQLRVLLVAVGRSLPGTVSFLFVGALIVYVYAMIGWICFAGHDPQHYGSIGRAALTLFLLMTLEGLGDAVHAGLAISPLSLLYYASYVLFGSFVLVNVLIGVVLNALEEAREMEEEAEKEEKRSLLLAEQSPPDAADELLLRIAAVRSALDDMETQLDAVHATSAVAASAPPAHASAGAR from the coding sequence ATGACCGACCCGACCGCGGTGGACACCTGGCGTGGAAGGCTTGCCGCACCTTGCCGTGACGTGTGCGAGGCGCCCGCGTTCTCGCTCACCGTTTTCGCGGTGATCCTCTTCAACGCCGCACTCCTGGGGGCCGAGACGTACAGCGGCCTCTCCGCCGAGTACAGCGGCCTCCTTTCGGCGACCGAGCGTTTCTGCGTGATCGCCTTCACCCTGGAGATGCTGATCCGCCTCGGTGCGCACGCCGACCGGCCGAAAGCTTTCTTCCAAGACCCTTGGAACGTCTTCGACTTGCTGGTCGTCTCCTCGGCCTTCATTCCCTTCCTCCGGGAGAACACCACGCTGCTGCGGCTGCTGCGGCTGGCCCGGGTTCTGCGGACCGCCAAGTTCATGCCCCAGCTGCGGGTCCTGCTGGTCGCGGTGGGCCGCAGCCTGCCCGGCACCGTCAGCTTCCTGTTCGTGGGCGCGCTGATCGTCTACGTGTACGCCATGATCGGCTGGATCTGCTTCGCCGGCCACGACCCGCAGCACTACGGGTCCATCGGCCGGGCCGCGCTGACCCTGTTCCTGCTGATGACGCTCGAAGGGCTCGGGGACGCCGTCCACGCGGGGCTGGCCATCTCCCCGCTGAGCCTCCTCTATTACGCCTCCTACGTGCTCTTCGGGTCCTTCGTCCTGGTCAACGTCCTGATCGGCGTGGTCCTCAACGCCCTGGAGGAGGCACGGGAGATGGAGGAGGAGGCCGAGAAGGAGGAGAAGCGGTCCCTGCTCCTGGCGGAGCAGTCGCCGCCGGACGCGGCCGACGAACTCCTGCTGCGGATCGCGGCGGTGCGCAGCGCGCTCGACGACATGGAGACGCAGCTCGACGCCGTGCACGCCACGTCGGCGGTGGCGGCCTCCGCTCCGCCGGCCCACGCCTCGGCGGGCGCCCGCTAG
- a CDS encoding CoA transferase: MTSRDGGTGQAWGALRGPEELAGRVGYRGPSGLGDGPLPVRELARATVGVCALAAAELAAVRAGGAADDVAPLLVEEGAVATAFVSERHLLVDGRPPVTFAPLSGFWRAADGWVRTHANYPHHESALVRVLGAGTREGVAAAIARRRAVDVQEEVYAAGGLAVAVRTEGYGEPQPLVERTGSGVRGRPLGAAPAGTGLPMAGVRVLDLTRVIAGPVATRTLGLLGADVLRIDSPGLPESDDAYADTGFGKRSALLDLGEAGDRAVFDGLLAGADVVVTGYRPGALERYGLGAEELLARRPGLVVAELCAWGWRGPWAGRRGFDSLVQAGYGISAACGDGHGPGVLPAQALDHGTGYLAAAGVLRALAEGGGQALRFSLAGTASWLVREVPGAGAAVPGYAPEPWLRETVSGYGPLRYAASPLGGRGWERGPSRWGTDRAAWI, encoded by the coding sequence ATGACGAGTCGTGACGGTGGGACCGGACAGGCGTGGGGCGCGTTGAGAGGCCCCGAGGAGCTGGCGGGGCGGGTCGGCTACCGGGGGCCGAGCGGGCTGGGGGACGGACCGCTGCCCGTACGGGAACTCGCGCGGGCCACCGTGGGCGTGTGCGCACTGGCCGCCGCGGAACTGGCCGCCGTACGGGCCGGGGGCGCTGCGGACGACGTGGCTCCGCTGCTGGTCGAGGAAGGGGCCGTGGCCACGGCCTTCGTCAGCGAGCGTCACCTGCTGGTGGACGGCAGGCCGCCCGTCACCTTCGCGCCGCTGTCGGGTTTCTGGCGGGCTGCCGACGGCTGGGTCCGTACGCACGCCAACTATCCGCACCACGAGTCCGCGTTGGTACGCGTCCTGGGTGCCGGGACCCGGGAGGGCGTGGCCGCGGCGATCGCCCGGCGGCGGGCGGTGGACGTCCAGGAGGAGGTCTACGCGGCCGGCGGGCTGGCGGTGGCCGTGAGGACGGAGGGGTACGGCGAGCCGCAACCCCTCGTGGAGCGGACCGGCTCCGGCGTGCGCGGACGGCCCCTCGGGGCGGCGCCCGCAGGCACCGGGCTGCCGATGGCGGGGGTGCGGGTGCTCGACCTGACCCGGGTCATCGCGGGGCCGGTGGCCACCCGGACCCTCGGACTGCTGGGAGCGGACGTCCTGCGGATCGACTCCCCGGGACTCCCGGAATCGGACGACGCGTACGCGGACACCGGATTCGGGAAGCGCTCCGCCCTCCTCGACCTGGGCGAGGCGGGGGACCGGGCGGTGTTCGACGGGCTGCTGGCCGGCGCGGACGTGGTGGTGACGGGATACCGGCCGGGGGCACTGGAGCGGTACGGGCTGGGCGCGGAGGAGTTGCTCGCGCGGCGGCCGGGGCTCGTGGTGGCCGAGCTGTGCGCGTGGGGTTGGCGGGGCCCCTGGGCGGGCCGCAGGGGTTTCGACTCGCTCGTGCAGGCGGGGTACGGGATCTCCGCGGCCTGCGGTGACGGGCACGGCCCCGGGGTGCTGCCGGCGCAGGCACTGGACCACGGCACGGGGTACCTGGCGGCCGCCGGGGTGCTACGGGCCCTCGCGGAGGGCGGTGGGCAGGCCCTGCGGTTCTCCCTGGCGGGGACGGCGTCGTGGCTGGTCCGCGAGGTCCCGGGGGCCGGCGCCGCCGTACCGGGGTACGCCCCGGAACCGTGGCTGCGCGAGACCGTGTCGGGATACGGGCCGCTGCGGTACGCGGCCTCGCCGCTCGGTGGCCGCGGGTGGGAACGGGGACCCTCCCGCTGGGGGACGGACCGGGCCGCCTGGATCTGA